Proteins from a genomic interval of Streptomyces sp. NBC_01445:
- a CDS encoding LacI family DNA-binding transcriptional regulator has translation MVTLAEVARHAGVSASTVSYVLSGKRSISAATRERVENSVRKLGYHPNAGARALASSRSNIIALMVPLRTDMYVPVMMEIAMAVATAARTHGYDILLLTGEEGAEAVRRIEGSALADAMIVMDVELDDERLPLLRAANRPAVLIGLPSDTAGLNCVDLDFAAAGAVCAEHLAGLGHREIAVIGEAAAVYERHTGFAERTLTGLRARSAELGLRLLHRPCEGSYASVSATLSRVFDERPGTTAFVVQNEAATDPLLALLRQSGRAVPEDVSVVAVCPEQVAAHASVPLTSVAVPAQEMGRRAVEQVIAKIEGRGSDEEVVLLAPELTVRESAAQAPAGA, from the coding sequence ATGGTCACGCTCGCAGAGGTCGCCCGGCACGCCGGAGTCTCCGCCAGCACCGTGAGTTACGTCCTCAGCGGCAAGCGGTCCATCTCCGCGGCCACCCGCGAGCGCGTCGAGAACAGCGTCCGCAAGCTGGGGTACCACCCGAACGCGGGCGCCCGGGCGCTGGCCAGCAGCAGGTCGAACATCATCGCCCTGATGGTGCCGCTGCGCACCGACATGTACGTGCCGGTGATGATGGAGATCGCGATGGCCGTCGCCACCGCCGCCCGCACCCACGGCTACGACATCCTGTTGCTCACCGGCGAGGAGGGCGCCGAGGCAGTGCGCCGTATAGAAGGCAGCGCGCTCGCCGACGCCATGATCGTGATGGACGTCGAGCTGGACGACGAGAGGCTGCCGCTGCTGCGTGCCGCGAACCGGCCCGCCGTCCTCATCGGTCTGCCGTCCGACACCGCCGGACTGAATTGCGTGGACCTCGACTTCGCCGCCGCCGGGGCAGTGTGCGCCGAGCACCTCGCCGGCCTCGGGCACCGGGAGATCGCCGTCATCGGCGAGGCCGCCGCCGTGTACGAGCGGCACACCGGATTCGCCGAGCGGACCCTGACGGGCCTGCGGGCACGCAGCGCCGAGCTGGGCCTGCGGCTGCTCCACCGCCCTTGCGAAGGCAGCTACGCCTCGGTCTCGGCGACGTTGTCGCGGGTCTTCGACGAGCGCCCCGGCACGACCGCGTTCGTCGTGCAGAACGAGGCGGCCACGGACCCGCTGCTCGCCCTGCTTCGCCAGTCGGGTCGCGCCGTCCCCGAGGACGTCTCCGTCGTCGCTGTCTGCCCCGAGCAGGTCGCCGCGCACGCGTCGGTGCCGCTCACCTCGGTCGCGGTGCCCGCGCAGGAGATGGGGCGGCGCGCCGTGGAGCAGGTCATCGCGAAGATCGAGGGGCGCGGCTCGGACGAGGAAGTCGTGCTGCTGGCACCGGAGTTGACGGTGCGCGAGAGCGCGGCCCAGGCGCCCGCCGGAGCCTGA
- a CDS encoding glycoside hydrolase family 12 protein, whose product MAPTARHSLRRRTLLGSVLAGGALLALATSPAQAAIWSSSDQWGNYTTSDGYTLYNNIWGSGAGAQTIWANSSSNWGVWADHLNTGGIKSYPNAKKVVNKPISSLSSLTSSYNVTVPSSGAYNTSYDIWDSDYDYEVMLWVNYNGAVGPLGTSQGNVTLGGHTWTVYKGNNGANEVYSFLRTSDSTSGTVDILPILKWIKDTKGWWGDETIGDVQFGYEITSSAGGLDFTTDSFKVSSS is encoded by the coding sequence ATGGCACCCACCGCAAGACACTCCCTGCGCCGCCGCACGCTCCTCGGCTCCGTCCTCGCGGGCGGCGCACTGCTCGCCCTCGCCACCTCCCCCGCACAGGCGGCGATCTGGTCCTCCTCCGACCAGTGGGGCAACTACACCACCTCGGACGGCTACACCCTCTACAACAACATCTGGGGCTCGGGCGCGGGTGCACAGACGATCTGGGCCAACTCCTCGTCGAACTGGGGCGTTTGGGCCGACCACCTGAACACGGGCGGCATCAAGTCCTACCCGAACGCGAAGAAGGTCGTGAACAAGCCGATCAGTTCGCTCTCTTCCCTCACCAGCAGCTACAACGTGACGGTGCCGTCGTCGGGCGCGTACAACACGTCGTACGACATCTGGGACAGCGACTACGACTACGAGGTCATGCTCTGGGTCAACTACAACGGTGCCGTCGGGCCGCTCGGCACCTCGCAGGGCAACGTCACGCTCGGCGGGCACACCTGGACCGTCTACAAGGGCAACAACGGGGCCAACGAGGTCTACTCGTTCCTGCGCACCTCGGACTCGACGTCCGGCACGGTGGACATCCTGCCGATCCTCAAGTGGATCAAGGACACCAAGGGCTGGTGGGGCGACGAGACCATCGGTGACGTGCAGTTCGGCTACGAGATCACGTCGTCGGCCGGCGGTCTGGACTTCACCACCGACAGCTTCAAGGTCTCCAGCAGCTGA
- a CDS encoding glycosyl hydrolase family 95 catalytic domain-containing protein: MPADHPHGTWERAPATRWEDAFLSGNGTHGALVFGDPHDDRVAVTHHTLVRPDGEPRPRPPAIAAHLPHIQDRLLAGDVTAAEQFTDGRALRWVQAFHPAFQVRFLRDSVVWRGYRRAVAFATGVAEAQCSGWRGRVFVSRADDVVVQYVTGSGLDGDVSLDPRLAGVPGGLGVGRSVVLTPQGAQLTLRCRYPDSDLAYTGVTVALVRGGRRSVGTTGLRIEGADGLLLLTRVRRHLGELDAGAQAAALASLAGPDLEETYETLLARHETPHRAAYERVTFTLDAPRSERGLPGSELLERVDSPALLERLFAAGRYHLLSASGALPPRLTGLWTGEWGTAWSGAFTTDANLNLQTASAAACDLPEVTQAQGALIQGQLGDWRDNAREIFGARGIVAPAHTDGESGHTYHFQREWPMHLWTAGADWLLTPLVEQAETTGVRPAWLAAALTELALFYEDFLTRTGPDGRLVVVPSYSPENRPANASWGTLNATMDVAAARHALRTAATWHPGPDGDRWNALADRLPDYRINSDGALAEWAWPGLDDAYDHRHLSHLYPVWPHHDITPYDTPELAKAAHRALELRGAENHSAHGHLHHALIAARLRDPHRVAAALRQVLTGDYFHHSLMSSHYPDRDVYNADAAHTLPVLLTEALVQSTPDRLVLLPALPPAWRRGAVRGLRTRFGARVDLTWVGSSCTAVLRPERDAHINLKTPAGGDGRLRLTAGEDRELTLMTR, translated from the coding sequence GTGCCGGCTGACCATCCGCACGGCACCTGGGAGCGGGCGCCGGCCACGCGCTGGGAGGACGCCTTCCTCAGCGGCAACGGCACCCACGGCGCTCTTGTGTTCGGCGACCCGCACGACGACCGGGTGGCCGTCACCCATCACACGCTGGTCCGCCCGGACGGCGAACCTCGCCCACGGCCACCCGCGATCGCCGCCCATCTCCCACACATCCAGGACAGGTTGCTGGCAGGCGACGTCACGGCGGCCGAGCAGTTCACGGACGGCCGTGCGCTGCGCTGGGTGCAGGCGTTCCATCCTGCGTTCCAGGTGCGGTTCCTGCGGGACAGCGTGGTGTGGCGCGGCTACCGGCGCGCGGTCGCCTTCGCGACGGGGGTGGCCGAGGCGCAGTGCAGCGGGTGGCGCGGGCGGGTGTTCGTGTCGCGGGCCGACGATGTCGTCGTGCAGTACGTCACCGGGTCCGGGCTCGACGGCGATGTGTCCCTGGACCCCCGCCTCGCCGGTGTGCCGGGTGGGCTCGGGGTCGGCCGCAGCGTCGTCCTGACGCCCCAGGGAGCCCAGTTGACGCTGCGCTGCCGCTATCCGGACAGCGATCTGGCGTACACCGGGGTGACGGTCGCGCTGGTGCGCGGCGGGCGGCGCTCGGTGGGCACCACGGGGCTACGCATCGAGGGCGCGGATGGGCTGCTGCTGCTCACGCGGGTGCGGCGGCATCTCGGGGAGCTCGACGCGGGCGCCCAGGCGGCGGCGCTCGCCTCACTGGCGGGCCCGGACCTGGAGGAGACCTACGAGACCTTGCTCGCCCGGCACGAGACCCCGCACCGCGCCGCTTATGAACGGGTCACGTTCACCCTCGACGCGCCACGCTCCGAACGTGGCCTGCCCGGCTCGGAGTTGCTCGAACGGGTCGACAGCCCGGCCCTGCTGGAGCGGCTGTTCGCGGCGGGCCGCTACCACCTGCTGAGCGCGTCCGGCGCGCTGCCGCCACGGCTCACCGGGCTGTGGACCGGCGAGTGGGGCACGGCTTGGTCTGGGGCGTTCACCACGGACGCCAACCTCAATCTCCAGACGGCGTCCGCGGCGGCCTGTGACCTGCCCGAGGTGACCCAGGCGCAAGGTGCCCTGATTCAAGGGCAGTTGGGTGACTGGCGGGACAACGCGCGGGAGATCTTCGGGGCGCGGGGAATCGTCGCGCCCGCACACACCGACGGCGAGTCGGGGCACACGTACCACTTCCAGCGGGAGTGGCCGATGCACCTGTGGACGGCAGGCGCCGACTGGCTGCTCACCCCGCTCGTCGAGCAGGCCGAGACGACCGGGGTGCGTCCCGCGTGGCTGGCCGCCGCCCTCACCGAACTCGCCCTGTTCTACGAGGACTTCCTCACCCGCACCGGACCGGACGGCCGCCTCGTGGTCGTGCCGTCGTACTCGCCGGAGAACCGGCCCGCGAACGCGAGCTGGGGCACCCTCAACGCCACCATGGACGTCGCGGCGGCCCGGCACGCCCTGCGCACCGCCGCCACCTGGCACCCGGGACCGGACGGCGACCGCTGGAACGCGCTCGCGGACCGGCTGCCCGACTACCGGATCAACTCCGACGGCGCGCTTGCCGAATGGGCCTGGCCCGGCCTGGATGACGCCTACGACCACCGGCACCTCAGCCACCTCTACCCGGTGTGGCCGCACCACGACATCACCCCCTACGACACCCCGGAGCTGGCGAAGGCGGCGCACCGCGCGCTCGAACTGCGCGGCGCCGAGAACCACTCGGCGCACGGCCATCTGCACCATGCCCTGATCGCGGCCCGACTGCGCGACCCTCACCGGGTGGCCGCGGCGCTGCGCCAGGTCCTGACCGGCGACTACTTCCACCACTCCCTGATGAGCTCGCACTACCCGGACCGCGACGTCTACAACGCCGACGCCGCGCACACCTTGCCGGTCCTGCTCACCGAGGCGCTCGTGCAGTCCACGCCAGACCGGCTCGTACTCCTGCCCGCGCTGCCGCCGGCCTGGCGACGCGGCGCCGTGCGCGGCCTGCGCACTCGGTTCGGCGCCCGCGTCGACCTGACGTGGGTGGGCAGCAGCTGCACGGCCGTCCTGCGCCCGGAGCGCGACGCGCACATCAACCTCAAAACCCCGGCCGGCGGTGACGGGCGGCTGCGCCTGACCGCGGGCGAGGACCGCGAACTCACCTTGATGACGCGGTAG
- a CDS encoding beta-galactosidase, translating to MTIAHDGRLLYGGDYNPEQWPEEVWADDVRLMKEAGVTSVTLGVFSWAKLEPTPGAREFGWMDRLMGLMHSHGIGVVLATPTASPPPWLGRMHPETLPRDENGQTVWWGSRQQFAHSSSAYRRHAAAITEDLAIRYGHHPALRMWHINNEYCTFDYGDEAARAFRDWLRAKYGTLDAVNAAWGTAFWSQHLQMWADVIPPRRAQYLHNPAQVLDFRRFTSDALLECYTAERDIVRRHSPAGVPVTTNFMPFWIGQDAWAWAEREDVVSVDVYPDPRDPQGGQYNAMIGDMTRSQARGPWMVMEQAAGPVNWRGVNHPKPRGLNRLWSLQTVARGADAVCYFQWRQSRQGAEKFHSGMVGHAGEEGRAFAEVKRIGAELAALGSQVPGTRIAADVAVLHDWHSWWADCQDGRPSAHVAYEDVVRSWHRALWEAHLATDFAHPEHDLSAYKLVVVPHLYLLTDAAIENLVAYVRGGGTLVSGFFTGVADADDRVRPGGMDARLRALFGIRTVHEWWPLDPDETVDCGEFTGTLWSEELTAEPGTEVSAVYRGGELDGLPAVLRRGRARYVSTLPEPPALRSLLEDVAAEAGVRPPLSGLPAGVEAVRRGELLFLLHHGRGEVTVALPDDTTYRDLLTGAEHDGSVTLGRFGVAVLASGTTTRGHSAG from the coding sequence AACCGACGCCGGGCGCAAGGGAGTTCGGCTGGATGGACCGGCTGATGGGCCTGATGCACTCGCACGGCATCGGTGTAGTCCTGGCGACGCCGACCGCGTCACCGCCGCCGTGGCTGGGGCGGATGCACCCGGAGACGCTGCCGCGCGACGAGAACGGGCAGACCGTGTGGTGGGGCTCACGCCAGCAGTTCGCGCACTCCTCCAGCGCGTACCGCCGCCATGCCGCCGCGATCACCGAGGACCTAGCGATCCGCTACGGCCACCACCCCGCCCTGCGGATGTGGCACATCAACAACGAGTACTGCACGTTCGACTACGGCGACGAGGCGGCGCGCGCCTTCCGCGACTGGCTCCGCGCGAAGTACGGCACCCTCGACGCCGTCAACGCGGCCTGGGGCACGGCCTTTTGGAGTCAGCACCTGCAGATGTGGGCGGATGTGATCCCGCCGCGCCGCGCCCAGTACCTGCACAATCCGGCGCAGGTCCTCGACTTCCGCCGCTTCACCTCGGACGCGCTGCTGGAGTGCTACACGGCCGAGCGAGACATCGTCCGACGGCACTCCCCCGCCGGCGTCCCGGTCACCACCAACTTCATGCCGTTCTGGATCGGCCAGGACGCGTGGGCATGGGCGGAGCGGGAGGACGTGGTGTCGGTCGACGTGTACCCGGACCCGCGGGACCCGCAGGGCGGTCAGTACAACGCGATGATCGGCGATATGACGCGCAGCCAGGCACGCGGCCCCTGGATGGTGATGGAGCAGGCGGCGGGACCGGTCAACTGGCGCGGCGTGAACCACCCCAAGCCGCGCGGCCTCAACCGGCTCTGGTCGCTGCAGACGGTGGCGCGCGGCGCCGACGCCGTCTGCTACTTCCAGTGGCGGCAGTCCCGGCAGGGCGCCGAGAAGTTCCACTCGGGGATGGTCGGCCACGCGGGCGAGGAGGGCCGTGCGTTCGCCGAGGTGAAACGGATCGGCGCGGAACTGGCGGCGCTGGGATCGCAGGTGCCGGGCACACGAATTGCCGCCGATGTCGCCGTGCTGCACGACTGGCATTCCTGGTGGGCCGACTGCCAGGACGGCAGGCCGTCGGCACACGTCGCGTACGAGGACGTGGTGCGGTCCTGGCACCGTGCCCTGTGGGAGGCACATCTCGCCACCGACTTCGCGCACCCCGAACACGACCTGTCCGCCTACAAGTTGGTGGTCGTGCCGCACCTGTACCTGCTCACGGACGCGGCGATCGAGAATCTCGTGGCCTACGTACGCGGCGGTGGCACGCTCGTGTCCGGGTTCTTCACCGGGGTCGCCGACGCGGACGACCGGGTGCGGCCCGGCGGCATGGACGCGCGGCTGCGCGCGCTGTTCGGGATCCGGACGGTGCACGAGTGGTGGCCGCTCGATCCCGACGAGACCGTGGACTGCGGGGAGTTCACCGGCACTCTGTGGTCGGAGGAGCTGACGGCCGAACCCGGCACGGAGGTCAGTGCCGTGTACCGCGGTGGCGAGCTCGACGGGCTGCCGGCCGTGCTGCGGCGCGGCCGGGCCCGGTACGTGTCGACGCTTCCCGAACCCCCGGCGCTGCGCTCACTGCTCGAGGACGTGGCGGCCGAGGCGGGCGTACGGCCTCCACTGTCCGGCCTCCCCGCAGGTGTGGAGGCCGTACGCCGCGGCGAGCTTCTGTTCCTGCTGCACCATGGGCGGGGCGAGGTGACCGTCGCATTGCCGGACGACACGACGTACCGGGATCTGCTGACGGGAGCCGAGCACGACGGCTCGGTGACTCTCGGGCGCTTCGGTGTCGCGGTTCTCGCTTCCGGGACGACGACGCGGGGGCACAGTGCCGGCTGA